Proteins encoded within one genomic window of Oscillospiraceae bacterium:
- a CDS encoding TIGR03936 family radical SAM-associated protein → MDNLVSPGVHTPDDARAEPAVRRKMRLLFEKTGPARLISHLDLMRTLQRAFARAELPLAFSEGFNPHPYLSIARPLSVGVESRYELLDFGLADAVDPDALPACLNCVLPAGVRVRRAYPASEGRKSFVDIAWAGYEIRLAWGRSAAHAADGLRALFAGGPLPVLKKSKRGEQTIDIAPLIRLFALTPEEEGLLCMDAVLAAGAASLNPSYVLEAIRRHAPALWPDRQSVLRVSLLDADGTLFV, encoded by the coding sequence ATGGATAATCTTGTAAGCCCTGGGGTGCACACGCCGGACGATGCCAGAGCGGAGCCGGCGGTCCGCCGCAAAATGCGGCTGTTGTTTGAAAAGACGGGACCCGCCCGGCTCATCTCGCACCTCGACCTGATGCGTACGCTGCAGCGCGCCTTTGCCCGGGCCGAACTGCCGCTGGCCTTTTCAGAAGGATTCAATCCGCATCCGTACCTGTCCATCGCCCGTCCGCTGTCGGTGGGGGTGGAAAGCCGGTACGAGCTGCTGGATTTCGGTTTGGCTGATGCGGTGGATCCGGATGCGCTGCCGGCGTGCCTGAACTGCGTGCTCCCCGCCGGCGTGCGGGTGCGGCGCGCCTACCCGGCGTCGGAGGGCCGGAAATCTTTCGTCGACATCGCCTGGGCCGGTTATGAGATCCGCCTTGCATGGGGCCGCTCGGCCGCCCACGCGGCGGATGGCCTGCGCGCCCTCTTTGCCGGGGGTCCGCTGCCCGTCCTGAAGAAGAGCAAGCGGGGAGAGCAGACGATTGACATCGCGCCGCTGATCCGGCTATTTGCGCTGACGCCGGAGGAGGAGGGCCTGCTGTGTATGGACGCGGTGCTGGCGGCGGGCGCCGCCTCCTTGAATCCGTCGTATGTCCTCGAGGCCATCCGGCGTCACGCCCCGGCGCTGTGGCCGGACCGTCAATCGGTGCTCCGCGTTTCCCTGCTGGACGCCGACGGGACGCTGTTCGTATAA
- a CDS encoding response regulator, protein MENKKIILAVDDMPTNLQILQSLLSDEFSVRLAKSGQMALSALARIQVDLILLDIEMPGLSGFDVMNELQKSPDFRDIPVIFVTAHATRDFIARAAKVGAKDYLVKPFDSQALREKVRRVLGLA, encoded by the coding sequence TTGGAAAACAAAAAAATCATTCTGGCGGTGGACGATATGCCGACCAATCTGCAAATCCTCCAGAGTCTCCTCTCCGATGAGTTCTCGGTGCGACTGGCCAAGTCCGGCCAAATGGCTCTCTCGGCGCTCGCGCGCATCCAGGTTGATCTCATCTTGCTGGACATCGAGATGCCGGGGCTCTCGGGGTTCGACGTGATGAACGAGCTGCAAAAGAGCCCGGATTTCCGAGATATCCCGGTTATTTTTGTAACCGCGCACGCCACGCGGGATTTCATCGCCCGCGCGGCCAAAGTCGGCGCGAAGGACTATCTGGTCAAGCCGTTTGATTCGCAGGCCCTGCGGGAAAAGGTGCGGCGCGTGCTCGGCCTTGCGTGA
- a CDS encoding TIGR03960 family B12-binding radical SAM protein, with translation MNRLEDLLPTLRKPARYVGGEYNAVMKNKDAVELRVAFCFPDTYEIGMSHLGTRILYGLMNELDFVWCERAFAPWTDMETMLRTERLPLWALESGDPLSAFDVLAFTLQYELSYTNVLNMLDLGGLPIRAADRDDAAPLVIAGGPCAFNPEPMADFIDLFVIGEGEEVTAELMDLFRARRRHGWSKAETLRRAVLLEGVYAPSLYAVSYREDGAVAAVAAQPGAPARVTKRIVRDLDSVYFPVKPLVPNTEVVHDRIMLELFRGCIRGCRFCQAGFTTRPVRTRSVETLVRQGLTSLAATGYEEISLTSLSTSDYRPLEGLCDALLGECQKRRVGLSLPSLRADSFSRALMERVQSVRKSGLTFAPEAGSARLRDVINKNLTEEDLMRACGTAFEGGWNHVKLYFMCGLPTETDEDLAGIADLAHKVYALGRATAGRARGVGVTVSTACFVPKPHTPFQWEAQDSVAVFAEKQAFLRARLRKQITFRWHAADTSFLEGALARGDRRVGAAVEAAWRSGCRLDGWSECFSSEAWHKAFASCGLSLAFYAARTRAEDEVLPWAHISASVDNAHLWRERTRAYAGTASPNCREHCLGCGASRLLAGGVCDG, from the coding sequence ATGAACAGACTTGAGGATCTCCTGCCCACATTGCGCAAGCCCGCCCGCTATGTGGGCGGCGAATACAATGCCGTCATGAAGAACAAGGACGCGGTCGAGCTGCGGGTGGCCTTTTGTTTCCCCGACACGTACGAGATCGGTATGTCACACCTCGGGACACGCATTTTGTATGGACTCATGAACGAGCTGGACTTTGTCTGGTGCGAGCGGGCGTTTGCTCCCTGGACGGATATGGAGACCATGCTGCGGACGGAGCGCCTGCCGCTGTGGGCGCTGGAGAGCGGCGACCCGCTTTCGGCCTTCGATGTGTTGGCCTTCACGCTGCAATATGAGCTTTCCTATACCAATGTGCTGAACATGCTCGATTTGGGGGGGCTGCCCATACGTGCGGCGGACAGGGACGATGCTGCGCCCTTAGTCATTGCCGGCGGCCCCTGCGCCTTCAACCCGGAACCCATGGCGGACTTCATCGATCTGTTTGTGATTGGGGAGGGGGAGGAGGTCACGGCGGAACTCATGGATTTGTTCCGCGCGCGCCGGCGTCACGGCTGGTCCAAGGCCGAGACGCTGCGCCGGGCCGTATTGCTGGAGGGTGTGTATGCACCCTCGCTGTATGCGGTATCTTATCGGGAGGACGGCGCCGTGGCGGCCGTGGCGGCGCAGCCCGGCGCGCCCGCGCGGGTGACAAAGCGCATTGTGCGGGACCTAGACAGTGTGTATTTTCCCGTCAAACCGCTGGTGCCAAACACCGAGGTGGTACACGACCGGATCATGCTGGAGCTCTTTCGCGGCTGCATCCGGGGCTGTCGTTTTTGCCAGGCGGGGTTCACGACGCGTCCGGTGCGCACCCGCTCGGTGGAGACGCTGGTGCGGCAGGGTCTCACGTCGCTGGCCGCCACCGGGTACGAGGAAATCTCGCTGACATCGCTCTCGACGAGCGACTACCGGCCGCTTGAGGGTCTGTGCGACGCTCTGCTAGGCGAGTGTCAAAAGCGCCGAGTGGGGCTGTCTCTGCCTTCACTGCGGGCCGACTCCTTTTCGCGCGCGCTGATGGAGCGGGTGCAGTCGGTGCGCAAGAGCGGCCTGACCTTTGCCCCCGAGGCCGGGAGTGCCCGTCTGCGGGATGTCATCAACAAGAACCTGACGGAGGAGGACCTGATGCGCGCCTGCGGCACCGCCTTTGAGGGCGGGTGGAACCATGTAAAGCTTTATTTCATGTGCGGGTTGCCCACAGAGACCGATGAAGATCTCGCCGGCATTGCGGACCTGGCCCACAAGGTGTATGCGCTGGGCCGTGCCACGGCGGGTCGGGCGCGCGGCGTGGGCGTCACGGTGAGCACAGCCTGTTTTGTGCCAAAACCCCACACGCCGTTTCAGTGGGAGGCGCAGGACAGCGTAGCGGTCTTTGCCGAGAAGCAGGCGTTCTTGCGCGCCCGGCTCAGAAAGCAGATCACCTTCCGCTGGCACGCCGCCGACACGAGTTTTCTGGAGGGCGCGTTGGCCCGCGGCGACCGTCGGGTGGGCGCGGCGGTGGAGGCGGCCTGGCGGAGCGGCTGCCGTCTGGACGGCTGGAGCGAGTGCTTCTCGTCGGAGGCCTGGCACAAGGCCTTTGCGTCGTGCGGGCTCTCACTGGCCTTTTATGCGGCCCGCACGCGCGCCGAGGACGAGGTGCTGCCTTGGGCGCACATCTCCGCCAGTGTGGACAATGCGCACCTGTGGCGGGAACGGACGCGCGCCTACGCCGGCACGGCTTCGCCGAACTGCCGGGAACATTGTCTCGGTTGTGGGGCATCCCGTCTGCTCGCGGGGGGTGTCTGTGATGGATAA
- a CDS encoding ATP-binding protein, translating to MYRTAMEYLKAWKAKRRRKPLIIRGARQVGKTWLMREFGAAYYDKVVYINFDNNERMKNLFEGSLEIDRLTTGLELYAGHKIDAENTLLIFDEVQEVPRALTSLKYFDEDAPQYQIVCAGSMLGVALHKGTSFPVGKVEFLDLCPLSFFEFMAAMGKEQFAALLQKGDFEMAVTFKQDYIDLLKHYYYVGGMPEVVLSFCENRDFNEVREIQQRILAAYEQDFSKHAPNEVVPHIRMLWSSIPAQLTRENKKFMYGLVKEGARAKEYELALLWLTDCGLVHKVHRVTAPHLPLKAYEDLKAFKLFLVDVGLLSCLVGLRQGVLLDGNKLFREFKGALTEQYVLQQLKTLKGIQTHYWTAEHGTAEVDFVVDTGSVIIPIEVKAEVNLQAKSLKAYREKFNPTVSIRTSMADYKQDDWLLNLPLWAVETLESY from the coding sequence ATGTATCGTACGGCAATGGAATACTTGAAGGCGTGGAAAGCGAAACGCCGTCGCAAGCCTCTGATCATACGCGGCGCCCGTCAGGTGGGCAAGACCTGGCTGATGAGAGAATTTGGGGCCGCCTACTATGACAAGGTGGTCTACATCAACTTTGACAACAACGAACGGATGAAGAATCTATTTGAGGGCAGCTTAGAAATCGATCGTCTGACGACCGGCCTGGAGCTCTACGCCGGGCACAAGATCGATGCTGAAAACACGCTGCTGATTTTCGATGAGGTGCAGGAGGTACCAAGGGCGCTGACCAGCCTGAAATATTTCGATGAGGACGCGCCGCAATATCAGATTGTCTGCGCCGGTTCCATGCTGGGCGTGGCGCTGCACAAAGGCACGTCGTTCCCCGTGGGCAAAGTGGAGTTTCTCGACTTGTGTCCACTGTCATTTTTTGAGTTTATGGCGGCAATGGGCAAGGAACAGTTTGCAGCGCTGCTGCAAAAAGGCGATTTTGAGATGGCTGTCACCTTTAAACAGGATTATATTGACCTGTTGAAGCACTACTACTATGTGGGCGGTATGCCGGAGGTGGTGCTGAGTTTTTGTGAGAACAGGGACTTTAATGAAGTCCGAGAGATTCAGCAGCGTATTCTCGCCGCTTATGAGCAGGATTTTTCCAAACACGCACCCAACGAAGTGGTGCCGCACATCCGGATGCTCTGGAGCAGCATTCCGGCGCAGTTGACCCGGGAAAACAAGAAGTTCATGTACGGGCTCGTCAAAGAGGGCGCGCGGGCGAAGGAATATGAACTCGCCTTGCTTTGGCTGACCGACTGCGGGCTTGTCCACAAGGTGCATCGGGTTACCGCCCCTCACCTGCCCCTAAAGGCCTACGAGGATCTAAAAGCGTTCAAGCTGTTTTTGGTGGATGTGGGGCTGCTCTCCTGTCTTGTGGGGCTTCGCCAGGGTGTTCTTTTGGACGGCAACAAGCTGTTTCGGGAATTCAAGGGCGCGCTGACCGAGCAATACGTGTTGCAGCAGCTCAAAACGCTGAAAGGCATCCAAACACACTACTGGACGGCCGAGCACGGTACCGCCGAGGTAGACTTCGTCGTCGATACAGGCAGCGTCATCATCCCCATCGAGGTCAAAGCCGAGGTCAATTTGCAGGCAAAAAGTTTAAAGGCATACCGGGAGAAGTTCAATCCAACTGTGTCCATTCGTACCTCTATGGCGGATTATAAGCAGGACGACTGGCTGTTGAATCTTCCGCTTTGGGCGGTAGAAACGTTGGAGTCATATTAA
- a CDS encoding recombinase family protein has product MEVRKIRAEMRQGRSIFDLPLRVTFYARVSTEKCEQLNSLENQIQYYTELIESQANWTYVEGYVDEGISGTSTKKRDRFNRMIADAKAGRFDFIITKEISRFSRSTLDSIRYTQELLEHGVGVLFQNDNINTLDSDSEFRLVVMAGVAQDEVRKLSERLQFGFRQSIRNGRVLGNDKIWGYDKKDCQLTVNEEEAEVVRLIFDLYAQQGLGLRRLSRTLYNMGHTSRKGNEFNVLTIRHILTNPKYKGWYCGHKTQSLDYRSKKTACLDESEWITYPDPNVPAIVSEALWDRANALYKSRGAQMRSHQSAATFHNRYAYSGKLICEEHKTGFHRRVLKSAGGSKEVWQCRVYRQRGRAACAAPQLRTAELDEIMAKIFTGLIRDPKAIVDALAAVIRNVSDERGCERDTAKLEAEMTRIQAKKERLLEMSVADALSISEFKSRNDSCNKQLFATKKKLDALQAERTKSAATENPASIKAALQRELNFADGIHSELVVSILDRIVVKKDSTKEDIHLEIHLKCGHPRDVRFRREKSSLRLMCF; this is encoded by the coding sequence ATGGAGGTTCGAAAAATACGGGCTGAAATGCGGCAGGGACGGTCGATTTTCGACCTGCCGCTGCGAGTTACCTTCTACGCGAGGGTGTCCACAGAAAAATGCGAACAGCTCAACAGCCTTGAAAACCAGATACAGTATTATACGGAGCTGATTGAAAGCCAAGCAAATTGGACATACGTCGAAGGGTATGTCGACGAGGGAATCAGCGGGACAAGTACAAAAAAGCGGGATCGTTTCAATCGGATGATAGCGGACGCCAAAGCGGGGCGCTTTGACTTCATCATCACGAAGGAAATATCCCGCTTTTCACGCAGTACGCTGGACAGCATCCGGTACACGCAGGAACTTCTGGAACACGGCGTGGGCGTACTGTTCCAGAACGACAACATCAATACGCTGGACTCGGACAGCGAGTTTCGGCTGGTCGTCATGGCCGGCGTCGCCCAAGACGAAGTGCGCAAACTCTCCGAACGCCTGCAATTTGGTTTTCGCCAGTCCATCCGTAACGGCCGCGTGCTGGGCAACGACAAGATATGGGGCTATGACAAAAAAGACTGCCAATTGACCGTCAACGAAGAAGAAGCGGAAGTGGTGCGTCTTATCTTCGATCTTTATGCCCAGCAGGGTTTGGGCCTCCGCCGTTTGTCACGGACGCTCTATAACATGGGTCACACCAGCCGCAAGGGCAACGAGTTTAACGTGCTGACGATCCGACACATCCTCACAAACCCCAAGTACAAGGGTTGGTACTGCGGCCACAAGACGCAGTCCCTCGACTATCGCAGCAAAAAAACCGCCTGCCTCGATGAAAGCGAATGGATTACCTATCCGGACCCGAATGTGCCCGCCATCGTCTCCGAGGCGCTCTGGGACAGGGCCAATGCCCTTTACAAATCCCGCGGCGCGCAGATGAGGTCCCATCAGAGCGCGGCGACATTTCACAACCGCTATGCTTACAGCGGCAAGCTCATCTGTGAAGAGCACAAAACCGGCTTCCACCGGCGGGTGCTCAAAAGTGCCGGTGGAAGCAAAGAGGTTTGGCAGTGCCGCGTTTACCGCCAGCGCGGGCGCGCGGCCTGCGCCGCGCCGCAGCTTCGGACGGCGGAACTGGATGAGATCATGGCGAAGATTTTTACCGGTCTCATACGAGATCCCAAAGCCATTGTTGACGCACTCGCCGCCGTCATCCGAAATGTATCCGACGAACGCGGCTGCGAGCGTGACACCGCGAAACTGGAAGCAGAGATGACTCGGATACAGGCAAAAAAAGAGCGTTTGTTGGAGATGAGCGTGGCGGACGCTCTCAGCATATCGGAATTTAAAAGCCGCAACGACAGCTGCAACAAACAGCTGTTTGCAACAAAAAAAAAGCTGGACGCCCTGCAGGCTGAACGGACAAAGTCCGCCGCCACAGAGAATCCGGCGTCAATCAAGGCCGCCCTTCAGCGGGAACTTAATTTTGCCGACGGCATCCACTCCGAGCTGGTGGTAAGCATATTGGACCGTATCGTAGTCAAGAAGGACAGTACCAAAGAGGATATCCACTTGGAAATCCACCTGAAGTGCGGACATCCGCGGGATGTGCGTTTTCGGCGGGAAAAATCGTCCCTCCGCTTGATGTGTTTTTAA
- a CDS encoding TetR family transcriptional regulator, whose product MFDYLTVEEIAKRWDISDKYVQRLCRNEKIPDAVKRGGIWFIPSATPCPIRSNTSHLMFRGTKKKLFEEAVELFSTHSYDTVKVKDITDQVGITQSAFYNHFKSKQEILDAIYDFFAHYYTVDRPTVDELEPILRNGTLQEIFDCVYYDFRPEYRELMLTCTKIIFQRAFIDDHAKEIFQLIFWDSSLQYVSHVFERAVEIGRFAPMDIQEMAMYRVMLRCFAFMIWLIDADTSHITMLDRYQKRLGEYLMHNITDLNAPVSIDAH is encoded by the coding sequence ATGTTTGATTACCTGACCGTGGAAGAGATCGCAAAGAGATGGGATATTTCGGACAAATATGTCCAGCGTCTGTGCCGAAATGAGAAAATTCCAGATGCTGTGAAGCGCGGCGGCATTTGGTTCATTCCGTCCGCCACCCCCTGCCCCATCCGCTCCAACACGTCGCATCTCATGTTTCGCGGTACAAAAAAGAAGCTCTTCGAAGAAGCGGTGGAGCTCTTCTCCACCCACTCCTACGACACTGTCAAGGTGAAGGACATCACAGACCAAGTCGGCATCACACAGAGTGCGTTCTACAACCATTTCAAGTCCAAACAGGAAATTCTGGACGCCATCTACGACTTCTTCGCCCACTATTATACGGTGGATAGACCCACCGTGGATGAACTTGAGCCAATCTTGCGCAACGGTACTCTGCAGGAGATCTTCGACTGCGTCTATTACGATTTCAGGCCGGAGTACCGGGAGTTGATGCTCACCTGTACCAAGATCATCTTTCAGCGCGCGTTCATCGACGACCACGCGAAGGAGATCTTTCAGCTCATCTTCTGGGACTCCAGTCTGCAGTATGTATCGCATGTCTTCGAGCGGGCGGTGGAGATCGGCCGGTTCGCACCGATGGACATCCAGGAGATGGCCATGTACCGTGTCATGCTTCGCTGCTTCGCCTTTATGATCTGGCTGATCGACGCCGATACAAGCCATATCACAATGCTCGACCGGTACCAAAAGCGATTGGGCGAGTACCTGATGCACAACATCACGGACTTAAACGCTCCGGTTTCCATCGACGCGCACTGA
- a CDS encoding sigma-70 family RNA polymerase sigma factor — protein MFANKSTQNILSLGLFKKYYTTASDQDDLLSIGTIGLIKAISSYRPERDVKLPTYACKCIQNEIFMYFRRQRRRAGEISLSEPIDTDKEGGALALIDVLSADDLVLEQMEKAESAVLLRRLVQETLDDREREIIELRYGLHRACPLTQREVAVHLHISRSYVSRLEKKALGKLEAAYRAQESEVP, from the coding sequence TTGTTTGCAAACAAATCAACTCAAAATATCCTTTCGCTTGGTTTGTTCAAAAAATATTACACCACCGCGTCGGATCAGGACGACCTGCTCTCCATTGGTACGATCGGCCTCATCAAGGCCATTTCGTCCTACCGGCCGGAAAGGGATGTCAAGCTGCCCACTTATGCCTGTAAATGCATCCAAAATGAAATTTTTATGTACTTCCGCCGCCAGCGCCGCCGCGCCGGGGAGATCTCCCTGAGCGAACCGATCGATACGGACAAGGAAGGCGGCGCGCTGGCACTGATCGATGTGCTGTCGGCCGACGACCTGGTGTTGGAACAAATGGAGAAGGCGGAGAGCGCCGTGTTACTGCGCCGCCTCGTGCAGGAGACACTGGACGACCGTGAACGGGAGATCATCGAACTGCGTTACGGCCTGCACCGGGCCTGTCCGCTGACACAGCGGGAAGTGGCGGTCCATCTGCATATATCCCGCTCCTATGTGTCGCGGCTGGAGAAGAAGGCGCTTGGGAAACTGGAGGCCGCTTACCGGGCGCAGGAGAGCGAGGTCCCCTGA
- the xth gene encoding exodeoxyribonuclease III has product MKLVSWNVNGLRACLGKGFLESVRALDADVFALQETKMAPGQAEIDMPCYAEHWNTACKKGYSGTAVFTRVPPLSAATDMGVAEHDKEGRIITLEFPSFFFVNVYTPNAQRDLARLAYRMRWEDDFRAFLCGLDAQKPVVVCGDLNCAHQEIDLKHPAANRRNAGFTDEERAKLTALLEAGFADTFRTLYPDRRDAYTWWSYFSQARTRNVGWRIDYFLVSRRLLPHVREAAIHPDVHGSDHCPISLTIDDN; this is encoded by the coding sequence ATGAAGCTGGTATCGTGGAATGTCAACGGGCTGCGCGCCTGTCTGGGCAAGGGTTTTTTGGAGAGCGTTCGGGCGCTGGACGCGGACGTTTTTGCGCTGCAGGAGACCAAGATGGCGCCCGGCCAAGCGGAGATCGACATGCCCTGTTACGCGGAGCATTGGAACACGGCGTGCAAAAAGGGCTACTCCGGCACGGCGGTGTTCACGCGCGTGCCGCCGCTGTCCGCCGCGACGGACATGGGCGTGGCTGAACACGATAAAGAAGGTCGGATCATCACATTGGAGTTTCCGTCTTTTTTCTTTGTGAACGTTTACACGCCCAACGCACAGCGGGATCTCGCGCGGCTTGCGTACCGCATGCGCTGGGAGGACGATTTTAGGGCATTTTTATGCGGCCTGGATGCGCAAAAGCCCGTGGTTGTCTGCGGAGACTTAAATTGCGCCCATCAAGAGATCGATCTCAAACATCCGGCCGCCAACCGCCGCAACGCCGGGTTCACGGACGAGGAGCGTGCCAAGCTGACGGCACTGCTGGAAGCGGGATTTGCCGATACCTTTCGTACGCTCTACCCGGACAGGCGCGACGCTTACACTTGGTGGTCGTACTTTTCTCAGGCACGCACACGAAATGTGGGCTGGCGCATCGACTATTTTCTGGTGTCCCGGCGCCTGCTGCCCCATGTGCGGGAGGCCGCCATCCACCCCGACGTCCACGGCAGCGATCACTGCCCGATATCTTTGACAATTGACGACAATTGA
- a CDS encoding response regulator: MDERVNTAPETTAESAEDELARLRAENAALTRQIAKLNRKMDVSLQTMNRMERAFAVRTRFTNALLTEKSRQEKYLNMLLAHCEDIIILLDKDGRFAYCTDSFLKAAGIENFGWINGRTYEEVYRMAMDDESLLDQTNRMLMRALEENRIIHAEIVIDLGRRGDVRNYIVHTSPMFDKGGDFDGILLQLNDTTDLLRAKKQAEQANRAKSDFLASMSHEIRTPMNAIIGMSALVHTENLDEVQQRYFSDIRKMSHFLLQIINDILDFSKIEAGKLDLVPADFDFFIMYDNLCSLMKFTASEKPVQFRCHLEDDVPQVLFGDEVRIRQVVTNILNNALKYTRAGHVLLDVRRVPGDDGRDVLSIRVEDTGIGIQPENIPKLFDAFEQFDNVKNRSIVGTGLGLSITKRLVDMMEGKILISSEYGKGSVFTILLPLIEGNPANLVLEGDVRRVIALPEAKILVVDDNSINLTVALGFLATHSIKADTAVNGVEAIEKVQAEAYDLVFMDHMMPIMDGVEATTHIRALGGRYEDLPIIALTANAVGDSRELFLSSGMNDYLLKPIEAPEMNKILARWLPADKISRTESIDGADEAPAEGSRYEPLLAVLANVEGLDVEAGLSHVNGHRETYIRVLRQFCKGLSQGLADLRAFAGDKRWSDYAIAVHAMRGVCANLGHASLAEWAFRLEQAAKDGDEDTTRRQTDPFCRAAEDFGAALAKTSLTEAVGTEEKQAIDTGRLRETLDTLAQACLECDTDRADAAAAALRHAAYNELMEERLAALCELVASFDYDTAADVCRELTGLLPAQDKVTV; encoded by the coding sequence ATGGACGAGAGAGTCAACACCGCCCCGGAGACGACCGCGGAGTCGGCCGAAGACGAGTTGGCGCGCCTGCGCGCGGAAAATGCGGCGCTCACCAGGCAGATTGCCAAGCTGAACCGGAAGATGGACGTATCGCTTCAAACCATGAACCGCATGGAACGCGCGTTTGCCGTGCGCACGCGTTTCACGAACGCCCTGCTCACCGAGAAGTCTCGGCAGGAGAAGTATTTGAACATGTTGCTCGCGCACTGCGAGGACATCATCATCCTGCTTGACAAAGACGGCCGTTTTGCCTATTGTACGGATTCCTTCCTCAAGGCGGCCGGAATCGAGAATTTCGGGTGGATCAACGGGCGCACCTACGAAGAGGTCTATCGGATGGCCATGGACGACGAGTCGCTGCTTGACCAAACGAACCGGATGCTTATGCGCGCCCTGGAGGAAAACCGGATCATCCACGCGGAGATCGTGATCGATCTGGGGCGCCGCGGCGACGTTCGCAACTACATCGTCCACACGTCGCCGATGTTCGACAAAGGGGGTGACTTTGACGGCATCCTCTTACAGCTCAACGACACCACCGATCTGCTGCGGGCCAAAAAGCAGGCCGAACAGGCCAACCGGGCCAAGAGCGATTTCCTGGCCAGCATGAGTCACGAGATCCGCACGCCGATGAACGCGATCATCGGCATGAGCGCCCTGGTGCACACCGAAAATCTGGATGAGGTACAGCAGCGCTACTTTTCCGACATCCGCAAAATGTCTCATTTTTTGTTGCAGATCATCAACGACATTCTGGATTTTTCGAAGATCGAAGCCGGAAAACTCGACTTGGTTCCCGCGGATTTCGACTTCTTCATCATGTACGACAACCTCTGTTCGCTCATGAAGTTCACAGCGTCGGAAAAACCGGTGCAATTCCGTTGCCATCTGGAGGACGACGTCCCGCAGGTCCTGTTTGGAGACGAAGTGCGCATTCGGCAGGTGGTCACCAACATCTTAAACAACGCCCTCAAGTACACGCGTGCGGGCCATGTGCTGCTGGACGTGCGCCGGGTGCCCGGGGACGACGGCCGCGACGTCCTCTCGATCCGGGTGGAAGACACGGGCATCGGGATCCAGCCGGAGAATATCCCCAAATTGTTCGACGCTTTTGAGCAGTTCGACAATGTCAAAAACCGCAGTATCGTTGGCACCGGCCTGGGGCTCTCGATCACCAAACGGCTTGTGGACATGATGGAGGGCAAGATTCTGATCTCCAGCGAGTACGGCAAAGGGTCCGTCTTCACGATCCTGCTGCCGCTTATCGAGGGCAATCCCGCCAATCTGGTTCTTGAGGGCGACGTCCGACGCGTCATCGCGTTGCCGGAAGCCAAGATTCTGGTGGTGGACGACAACTCGATCAATCTCACCGTAGCCCTCGGCTTTTTGGCGACGCACAGCATCAAGGCGGACACGGCGGTCAACGGCGTGGAGGCCATCGAAAAGGTGCAGGCGGAGGCCTACGATCTCGTATTCATGGACCACATGATGCCGATCATGGACGGCGTCGAGGCCACCACACACATCCGAGCACTGGGTGGGCGCTATGAAGATCTGCCCATCATCGCGCTGACCGCGAACGCGGTGGGCGACAGCCGCGAACTTTTTCTCTCCTCCGGCATGAATGATTATCTGTTAAAGCCCATCGAAGCCCCGGAGATGAATAAGATCCTAGCCCGCTGGTTGCCGGCCGACAAGATCAGCCGAACAGAATCGATAGACGGCGCCGACGAAGCGCCGGCGGAGGGCAGCCGGTACGAACCGTTGCTGGCCGTACTCGCCAATGTCGAGGGGCTGGACGTAGAGGCCGGCCTCTCCCATGTGAATGGCCACCGCGAGACTTACATTCGGGTGCTGCGCCAGTTTTGCAAAGGACTTTCGCAGGGGCTCGCCGATCTCCGCGCCTTTGCCGGAGACAAGCGGTGGAGCGACTACGCGATCGCGGTACACGCGATGCGGGGTGTCTGTGCCAACCTGGGTCACGCGTCTTTGGCCGAATGGGCGTTTCGGCTGGAGCAGGCGGCCAAAGACGGCGACGAAGACACGACGCGGCGGCAGACGGACCCTTTCTGCCGCGCTGCGGAGGACTTTGGCGCGGCGCTGGCGAAGACGTCTCTCACGGAGGCCGTCGGGACCGAAGAGAAACAGGCCATCGATACCGGCCGGCTGCGGGAGACGCTGGACACGCTGGCACAGGCTTGCCTTGAGTGCGACACGGACCGGGCGGACGCCGCCGCTGCTGCCCTGCGGCACGCCGCCTACAACGAGTTGATGGAGGAACGGCTGGCTGCGCTCTGCGAACTGGTGGCGTCCTTCGATTACGACACCGCCGCCGACGTCTGTCGGGAACTCACCGGTCTGCTTCCCGCGCAGGACAAGGTCACCGTATAG